The region CCAAGAACTCTACCCGCTGCCACCATTCGGGATGACGGCTGAGCACCTCCAGCCAGATCAGCCCCCCCATGGAGTGGCCCACAATGCGCAGGGGCAGCTCGGGCTGCCGGGCCAGGGTTGCTGTGGCCAGAGCATCCACCTGATCGATTAAGGGGGCCATACGCAGCCAGGTCATGGCGTAGTTGAGGCAGGGGGCGACGATCTGCGCGTTCTCGCCCGCCAGCTGCTCCGCCAGGGTCATCATGGCCTGGTTGGTGTCGGCCCAGCCGTGCTGAGCAAAGAGAATGAAGTTTTCGGGCATAGGAGGGGGTGCTAGGCCACTTCCTTGCGGGCGGCCAGGGCGGCCCCCAGCAGGGAAGCCCCACTGAACAGCAGGCTAGTGCCTACGTACAGGCCAATCAGCCAGGGGGAGCTGAACGGCCAGCGATTGATCACTAAAATCCCTAAAATTAGCGTGATAATGCCGTTGATGGCGACAAACCAGGACATGGTGCCCCCCGCTCGGTAGGTAAACGCCATGATAATAGTAAAAATGCCCTCGGCAATAAACAGCAGCCCGAAGGCCAGGGTTAACCCGGCGATCGCCCGATCTAGATTAAATAAAATATAGAGCCCCGCCGCACCATAAAATACGCCAACTACCAGGCTCAGCCACAGCGCTTTGACGGCCCTCGACTGAAACGCCTGCACCACCTGCAAGAGACCGCCAATCAGCGCTATCCACCCGATCACAGAGGTAAAAAACGCGGCGGCAATTCGCGGCAGTAGAATTGACAGAGTCCCTAGAACAATCAATCCGATGCTGAGGGTCATGACCCAGGCCGTCGCTGCCTTGATCTCCGTACTGGTCTCCTTTCCGGTCTCCGTATTGGGTTGAGGGTTCATGGTCATGACAGCGCCTCGACAAATAGGGTCTGCTGACGAAAAAACTAACGGTAGCCCGGCCGGTTAGGCATGCCCCACAGCGACTGTTTTTGCCAGTTCAGCAACCTTATACCCTACTTGTGCGGTGTACCGCCATCCTCCGCTAGACCTGACTTTGACCGCTAGTTTAGAACCCCTTTGTCCAACCCTTTTCGCTAACCCTATGGCCTACCCGCGCGATCTGGTGTCTGCCGATTGGCTAGTTCAGCACCTCAATGACCCTGGGGTGCTTGTGATTGACTGCCGCTTTGCCCTGGGCGATCCCTCCTGGGGGGCGCAGCAGTATGCCGCTGGCCATATTCCCCGTGCCGAGTACCTCGATCTCAACCGAGATCTCTCTGGCTCGGTGCAGGCCCGTGGGGGTCGCCATCCCCTGCCCGACCTAGAGACGTTGGCCCAGCGGCTCTCGGCTATCGGGGTGGAGTCTAACGGCTCGGCCTCCACCCTGGTCGTTGCCTACGACGACGCTCGTTTCGCCTTCGCCGCGCGTCTCTGGTGGCTGCTGCGCTATCTGGGCCACGACAGCGTAGCCGTGCTCGACGGCGGTTGGTCGAGGTGGATGCGGGGGGGCTATCCCACCAGTACCGAGCTCCCTGGCCCTCGGCCAGGCAACTTTGTGCCCGCGCCCCGGCAGGATTGGATCGTAGATATTGACGCCGTCCGCCACCGCCCGCCGGGAACGCTGCTGATCGATGCGCGATCGCCCGAACGCTACCGGGGTGAAGTCGAGCCCATCGATCCCATTGCGGGCAGCATCCCTGGCGCGGTGAACTACTTTTGGCAAGACGTCTCCACCGAACTGGGCCAGATGAGGCCCCCTGAAGAGCTGGCCCGCCACTGGGCCAGGCTGGACGAGGCCGACGAGGTCATCGTCTACTGCGGTTCTGGGGTCACCGCCTGCGTCAACCTCCTGGCCCAGGCCGTCGCCGGGCGACCAGTGGCCAAGCTCTACCCTGGCGGCTGGAGCGACTGGTGCTCCTATTGCAGCAGTTGATTGGGTGAGGGCACTTTGGCAGACCTGTCCTACCCTAATGGGCTTCTGCAATAAGTTGAGAACGTTTTGATGGGTATAGCTGTAGTCAGTCCGGTTGAGGATATTTCTAGATGGCCGTTCAAACGTTTGAACGTTTTGGAGATTGTTGGTGTCCTAACCAGCGTGACTATGGCTATACAATCTCGCCAAGCCGTTACCGCGCCAGGGCAGGGTGGGCACTGCCACCCGTGGGAAAACAGTTTCCCACGCTTGCCTTGCTGTTGCAGAGGCGCTACACCGCAATATCCGACACGGCTACTTGTGGCGCTAATCCTTTGGCAAGGGTAGTGCTGGGGTAGGGTCGTCCTGCCCTGGGGACGCAGCAGGACTGCTGCCCTGGGCCTCTAGCTCGGCTACGGTGGGCACTTTGCCATGGCTGAGGTGCCCGTCGCTGGCCACACCCTCCTGGCTGCGCTTCGAAAACCCCCAGGCAAACACCAGGGCAATCACCAGCACCATGGCCCACTCGGGCGGCACCAGGGTGGGGTCAATTACCCGCACCAGCAGGCGGATGCCCACAAAACCAACTGTAATAAAGCCCGCGTCTTCTAAATGCTCAAACTCTTCTAGCCAGCGAATAAACAGCCCCGCCATAAATCGCAGGGTGATGATACCAATGGTGCCGCCCAGCAAAATCACCATCACATCCTTAGACAGCGCTAGGGCGGTGGTCACGCTGTCGAGGGAAAACGCCAGATCGGTGAAGGCAATTACCGGAATCGCCTGTAAGAGGTTGGCGAAGCGAGGCCCGTGGTGATGGGCTGCTTCGTCAGATTCAGCGGTGAAGTGCTTGTACACCAGCCACAGCAGGTAGGCGGCTCCCATCACCTCAAACTGCCAAAATTGCAGCACCCAGCCCGCCGTCAAGATCAGCGCCACCCGCAAAATAAACGCGATCAGCAGTCCATAGTTCAATGCCCGGCGCTGCATGGCTTCGCTCTCTAGACCCTGGGCGATCGCCGCCAGGGCGATCGCATTGTCGGCCGACAGCACCGCTTCCAGCGCGATCAGCACCGGCAGCAGCAGCAGGGTATCGACCCCAAAATTGGTAGAAATATCCAGCAGTCGGTCTAGCATAAGCTCAGTTGAGCCGCCTAGGGCAGCCATCGTAAGGTCTAAGGGTAAAGGCACAGGCCCGGCTGGCCCACGGTCGCAGACAATTCAGGAAACATCCCCGCCTGCGCTGGCCCCGTCCGCTCAGCGGCGCAATAGGTTCAGTCTAACGTGCCCCACTTCCTTAGAATAGTACGGTTACCATCCGCCCGCAGGGGAGACTTCTGGAGTGCTAAGTTCGCTGCTGACGCAATTTCGCCAACGCTATCCCCAGGGCAGCCTGACGTCAGATCTGCTCACCATCCACGACGGGCTGTACGTAGTAAGGGTTTGGGCCGGAGTAGACGGGCGAGTGCTGGCTAGCGGGCTGGGTGCCCATACCGCCCTGGAGCTGGCCGAAGACAGGGCCACCACCCGCGCCCTAGAGCGTCTGGGCCTTGCTGTTGCCCAGAGCCCAACTTTGCCCCAGCCTGCTGGCCTTGGG is a window of Nodosilinea sp. PGN35 DNA encoding:
- a CDS encoding HdeD family acid-resistance protein; this encodes MNPQPNTETGKETSTEIKAATAWVMTLSIGLIVLGTLSILLPRIAAAFFTSVIGWIALIGGLLQVVQAFQSRAVKALWLSLVVGVFYGAAGLYILFNLDRAIAGLTLAFGLLFIAEGIFTIIMAFTYRAGGTMSWFVAINGIITLILGILVINRWPFSSPWLIGLYVGTSLLFSGASLLGAALAARKEVA
- a CDS encoding sulfurtransferase, which gives rise to MAYPRDLVSADWLVQHLNDPGVLVIDCRFALGDPSWGAQQYAAGHIPRAEYLDLNRDLSGSVQARGGRHPLPDLETLAQRLSAIGVESNGSASTLVVAYDDARFAFAARLWWLLRYLGHDSVAVLDGGWSRWMRGGYPTSTELPGPRPGNFVPAPRQDWIVDIDAVRHRPPGTLLIDARSPERYRGEVEPIDPIAGSIPGAVNYFWQDVSTELGQMRPPEELARHWARLDEADEVIVYCGSGVTACVNLLAQAVAGRPVAKLYPGGWSDWCSYCSS
- a CDS encoding TerC family protein; this translates as MLDRLLDISTNFGVDTLLLLPVLIALEAVLSADNAIALAAIAQGLESEAMQRRALNYGLLIAFILRVALILTAGWVLQFWQFEVMGAAYLLWLVYKHFTAESDEAAHHHGPRFANLLQAIPVIAFTDLAFSLDSVTTALALSKDVMVILLGGTIGIITLRFMAGLFIRWLEEFEHLEDAGFITVGFVGIRLLVRVIDPTLVPPEWAMVLVIALVFAWGFSKRSQEGVASDGHLSHGKVPTVAELEAQGSSPAASPGQDDPTPALPLPKD